One window from the genome of Ailuropoda melanoleuca isolate Jingjing chromosome 5, ASM200744v2, whole genome shotgun sequence encodes:
- the CA12 gene encoding carbonic anhydrase 12 isoform X2: protein MPRSLHAAAVLLLLCFKEQPARPAPLNGSKWTYFGPDGEKSWSKKYPSCGGVLQSPIDLHSDILQYDASLVPLGFQGYNVSANEQFILTNDGHSVRLNLIPDMHLQGLRSRYTATQLHLHWGSQNDPHGSEHTVGGKHFAAELHIVHYNSDLYPNASSASNKSEGLAVLAVLIEMGSFNPSYDKIFRHLQDVRYKGQAVLIPGFSIEELLPERPDEYYRYKGSLTTPPCHPTVLWTVFRNPVQISQEQLLALETALYYTYVDDPSPREMVNNFRRVQEFEERQVYISFRQVQDLTYAGLSLGIVLSVVLAGVLGICVVLAVSIWLFRRKKSKKGENKGVIYKPAIKKETEAHA, encoded by the exons GTCCCGATGGGGAGAAGAGCTGGTCCAAGAAGTACCCGTCATGTGGGGGTGTGCTGCAGTCCCCAATAGACCTGCACAGTGACATCCTCCAGTACGACGCCAGCCTTGTGCCCCTGGGGTTCCAAGGCTACAATGTTTCTGCCAACGAGCAGTTTATCCTGACCAACGACGGCCACTCAG TGAGGCTGAACCTGATCCCGGACATGCACCTCCAGGGCCTCCGGTCCCGCTACACTGCCACACAGCTGCACCTGCACTGGGGGAGCCAGAATGACCCGCATGGCTCCGAGCACACTGTCGGTGGGAAGCACTTTGCCGCGGAG TTGCATATCGTCCACTATAATTCGGACCTGTACCCCAATGCCAGCAGCGCCAGTAACAAGTCAGAGGGCCTCGCCGTCCTAGCTGTTCTCATAGAG ATGGGCTCCTTCAATCCATCTTATGACAAGATCTTCAGGCACCTTCAAGATGTAAGATACAAAG GCCAAGCAGTGCTCATTCCGGGTTTCAGCATCGAAGAGCTGCTTCCTGAGAGGCCTGATGAGTACTACCGCTACAAAGGGTCCCTGACCACACCTCCTTGTCACCCCACAGTGCTCTGGACGGTTTTCCGGAACCCTGTGCAAATTTCCCAGGAGCAG CTGCTGGCTTTGGAGACTGCTCTGTACTACACATACGTGGATGACCCATCCCCCAGAGAAATGGTCAACAACTTCCGGCGGGTCCAGGAGTTTGAGGAGAGGCAGGTGTACATCTCTTTCCGACAAG TGCAAGACCTTACGTACGCAGGACTGAGTCTGG GCATCGTCCTTTCAGTGGTCCTGGCTGGCGTTCTTGGCATCTGTGTTGTCCTGGCAGTGTCCATTTGGCTcttcagaagaaagaagag caaaaaaggtgaaaacaaaggGGTCATTTACAAACCAGCCATCAAGAAGGAGACTGAAGCCCATGCCTGA
- the CA12 gene encoding carbonic anhydrase 12 isoform X4, producing MPRSLHAAAVLLLLCFKEQPARPAPLNGSKWTYFGPDGEKSWSKKYPSCGGVLQSPIDLHSDILQYDASLVPLGFQGYNVSANEQFILTNDGHSVRLNLIPDMHLQGLRSRYTATQLHLHWGSQNDPHGSEHTVGGKHFAAELHIVHYNSDLYPNASSASNKSEGLAVLAVLIEMGSFNPSYDKIFRHLQDVRYKGQAVLIPGFSIEELLPERPDEYYRYKGSLTTPPCHPTVLWTVFRNPVQISQEQLLALETALYYTYVDDPSPREMVNNFRRVQEFEERQVYISFRQGIVLSVVLAGVLGICVVLAVSIWLFRRKKSKKGENKGVIYKPAIKKETEAHA from the exons GTCCCGATGGGGAGAAGAGCTGGTCCAAGAAGTACCCGTCATGTGGGGGTGTGCTGCAGTCCCCAATAGACCTGCACAGTGACATCCTCCAGTACGACGCCAGCCTTGTGCCCCTGGGGTTCCAAGGCTACAATGTTTCTGCCAACGAGCAGTTTATCCTGACCAACGACGGCCACTCAG TGAGGCTGAACCTGATCCCGGACATGCACCTCCAGGGCCTCCGGTCCCGCTACACTGCCACACAGCTGCACCTGCACTGGGGGAGCCAGAATGACCCGCATGGCTCCGAGCACACTGTCGGTGGGAAGCACTTTGCCGCGGAG TTGCATATCGTCCACTATAATTCGGACCTGTACCCCAATGCCAGCAGCGCCAGTAACAAGTCAGAGGGCCTCGCCGTCCTAGCTGTTCTCATAGAG ATGGGCTCCTTCAATCCATCTTATGACAAGATCTTCAGGCACCTTCAAGATGTAAGATACAAAG GCCAAGCAGTGCTCATTCCGGGTTTCAGCATCGAAGAGCTGCTTCCTGAGAGGCCTGATGAGTACTACCGCTACAAAGGGTCCCTGACCACACCTCCTTGTCACCCCACAGTGCTCTGGACGGTTTTCCGGAACCCTGTGCAAATTTCCCAGGAGCAG CTGCTGGCTTTGGAGACTGCTCTGTACTACACATACGTGGATGACCCATCCCCCAGAGAAATGGTCAACAACTTCCGGCGGGTCCAGGAGTTTGAGGAGAGGCAGGTGTACATCTCTTTCCGACAAG GCATCGTCCTTTCAGTGGTCCTGGCTGGCGTTCTTGGCATCTGTGTTGTCCTGGCAGTGTCCATTTGGCTcttcagaagaaagaagag caaaaaaggtgaaaacaaaggGGTCATTTACAAACCAGCCATCAAGAAGGAGACTGAAGCCCATGCCTGA
- the CA12 gene encoding carbonic anhydrase 12 isoform X1, translating to MPRSLHAAAVLLLLCFKEQPARPAPLNGSKWTYFGPDGEKSWSKKYPSCGGVLQSPIDLHSDILQYDASLVPLGFQGYNVSANEQFILTNDGHSVRLNLIPDMHLQGLRSRYTATQLHLHWGSQNDPHGSEHTVGGKHFAAELHIVHYNSDLYPNASSASNKSEGLAVLAVLIEMGSFNPSYDKIFRHLQDVRYKGQAVLIPGFSIEELLPERPDEYYRYKGSLTTPPCHPTVLWTVFRNPVQISQEQLLALETALYYTYVDDPSPREMVNNFRRVQEFEERQVYISFRQVQDLTYAGLSLGIVLSVVLAGVLGICVVLAVSIWLFRRKKSSKKGENKGVIYKPAIKKETEAHA from the exons GTCCCGATGGGGAGAAGAGCTGGTCCAAGAAGTACCCGTCATGTGGGGGTGTGCTGCAGTCCCCAATAGACCTGCACAGTGACATCCTCCAGTACGACGCCAGCCTTGTGCCCCTGGGGTTCCAAGGCTACAATGTTTCTGCCAACGAGCAGTTTATCCTGACCAACGACGGCCACTCAG TGAGGCTGAACCTGATCCCGGACATGCACCTCCAGGGCCTCCGGTCCCGCTACACTGCCACACAGCTGCACCTGCACTGGGGGAGCCAGAATGACCCGCATGGCTCCGAGCACACTGTCGGTGGGAAGCACTTTGCCGCGGAG TTGCATATCGTCCACTATAATTCGGACCTGTACCCCAATGCCAGCAGCGCCAGTAACAAGTCAGAGGGCCTCGCCGTCCTAGCTGTTCTCATAGAG ATGGGCTCCTTCAATCCATCTTATGACAAGATCTTCAGGCACCTTCAAGATGTAAGATACAAAG GCCAAGCAGTGCTCATTCCGGGTTTCAGCATCGAAGAGCTGCTTCCTGAGAGGCCTGATGAGTACTACCGCTACAAAGGGTCCCTGACCACACCTCCTTGTCACCCCACAGTGCTCTGGACGGTTTTCCGGAACCCTGTGCAAATTTCCCAGGAGCAG CTGCTGGCTTTGGAGACTGCTCTGTACTACACATACGTGGATGACCCATCCCCCAGAGAAATGGTCAACAACTTCCGGCGGGTCCAGGAGTTTGAGGAGAGGCAGGTGTACATCTCTTTCCGACAAG TGCAAGACCTTACGTACGCAGGACTGAGTCTGG GCATCGTCCTTTCAGTGGTCCTGGCTGGCGTTCTTGGCATCTGTGTTGTCCTGGCAGTGTCCATTTGGCTcttcagaagaaagaagag TAGcaaaaaaggtgaaaacaaaggGGTCATTTACAAACCAGCCATCAAGAAGGAGACTGAAGCCCATGCCTGA
- the CA12 gene encoding carbonic anhydrase 12 isoform X3, producing the protein MPRSLHAAAVLLLLCFKEQPARPAPLNGSKWTYFGPDGEKSWSKKYPSCGGVLQSPIDLHSDILQYDASLVPLGFQGYNVSANEQFILTNDGHSVRLNLIPDMHLQGLRSRYTATQLHLHWGSQNDPHGSEHTVGGKHFAAELHIVHYNSDLYPNASSASNKSEGLAVLAVLIEMGSFNPSYDKIFRHLQDVRYKGQAVLIPGFSIEELLPERPDEYYRYKGSLTTPPCHPTVLWTVFRNPVQISQEQLLALETALYYTYVDDPSPREMVNNFRRVQEFEERQVYISFRQGIVLSVVLAGVLGICVVLAVSIWLFRRKKSSKKGENKGVIYKPAIKKETEAHA; encoded by the exons GTCCCGATGGGGAGAAGAGCTGGTCCAAGAAGTACCCGTCATGTGGGGGTGTGCTGCAGTCCCCAATAGACCTGCACAGTGACATCCTCCAGTACGACGCCAGCCTTGTGCCCCTGGGGTTCCAAGGCTACAATGTTTCTGCCAACGAGCAGTTTATCCTGACCAACGACGGCCACTCAG TGAGGCTGAACCTGATCCCGGACATGCACCTCCAGGGCCTCCGGTCCCGCTACACTGCCACACAGCTGCACCTGCACTGGGGGAGCCAGAATGACCCGCATGGCTCCGAGCACACTGTCGGTGGGAAGCACTTTGCCGCGGAG TTGCATATCGTCCACTATAATTCGGACCTGTACCCCAATGCCAGCAGCGCCAGTAACAAGTCAGAGGGCCTCGCCGTCCTAGCTGTTCTCATAGAG ATGGGCTCCTTCAATCCATCTTATGACAAGATCTTCAGGCACCTTCAAGATGTAAGATACAAAG GCCAAGCAGTGCTCATTCCGGGTTTCAGCATCGAAGAGCTGCTTCCTGAGAGGCCTGATGAGTACTACCGCTACAAAGGGTCCCTGACCACACCTCCTTGTCACCCCACAGTGCTCTGGACGGTTTTCCGGAACCCTGTGCAAATTTCCCAGGAGCAG CTGCTGGCTTTGGAGACTGCTCTGTACTACACATACGTGGATGACCCATCCCCCAGAGAAATGGTCAACAACTTCCGGCGGGTCCAGGAGTTTGAGGAGAGGCAGGTGTACATCTCTTTCCGACAAG GCATCGTCCTTTCAGTGGTCCTGGCTGGCGTTCTTGGCATCTGTGTTGTCCTGGCAGTGTCCATTTGGCTcttcagaagaaagaagag TAGcaaaaaaggtgaaaacaaaggGGTCATTTACAAACCAGCCATCAAGAAGGAGACTGAAGCCCATGCCTGA